Proteins from one Leptidea sinapis chromosome 44, ilLepSina1.1, whole genome shotgun sequence genomic window:
- the LOC126977250 gene encoding myrosinase 1-like has translation MARVLSWRWQPLLGAIVLVFADAAASGNIKKFPDGFLFGASTAAYQVEGGAFEDGKGLSIWDIATHLEPSPIADGSTGDVAANSYHMYKRDVEIMTELGLDFYRFSVSWPRILPDGFVNNINRAGIDYYNRLIDEMLQNGITPFVTMYHWDLPQELQKLGGWANPAIVDWFADYAKTLFDNFGDRVKNWITINEPKQICYEGYGSDKKAPLVNMSGIAEYLCSKNVLLAHAAAYRLYDREYRERQRGSVGIALSCSWFEPASESADDFQAALDARQFDWGQYAHPIFSKAGDYPTELKRNIAMKSAEQGFKRSRLPELSAAEVKIIQGSADFFGLNTYTSKLAYRDASLEGMYGVPSYMDDMGSVLVKDPSWEQAASSWLQEVPWGFYKLLMEIKNLYDNPRVLVTENGWSSTGGLLDEDRIRYLRSYLDALLAAVEDGAEVQGYAVWSLMDNFEWMQGYSEKFGLYEVDFSSPERTRTARKSAAVYKEIVSSRLLDPSFEPQLYEEEVTSDEHQPPRVDLY, from the exons ATGGCGCGTGTGCTGAGCTGGAGGTGGCAGCCGCTGCTGGG AGCCATTGTACTGGTATTCGCGGATGCGGCAGCTTCAGGAAATATAAAGAAGTTTCCAGACGGATTCTTATTCGGCGCCTCCACCGCTGCATACCAGGTAGAAGGAGGTGCCTTCGAAGATG GCAAAGGGCTTTCTATCTGGGATATCGCTACGCACCTGGAGCCATCCCCAATTGCAGACGGCAGCACGGGCGACGTCGCAGCTAACTCTTACCATATGTACAAGCGAGACGTTGAGATTATGACCGAGCTGGGATTGGACTTCTACCGGTTTTCTGTTTCGTGGCCGCGGATCCTGCCCGACGGCTTCGTGAATAACATAAACAGAGCCGGGATAGATTACTACAACAGACTCATCGACGAAATGCTGCAGAACGGTATAACCCCGTTCGTAACCATGTACCACTGGGACCTGCCGCAAGAGTTGCAGAAGTTGGGAGGATGGGCCAACCCCGCCATCGTGGACTGGTTCGCCGATTATGCTAAGACTCTGTTTGATAATTTTGGTGACAGAGTGAAGAATTGGATAACGATCAATGAACCCAAACAGATCTGTTACGAGGGCTACGGGTCCGACAAGAAGGCCCCTTTGGTGAACATGTCGGGGATAGCGGAGTACCTATGCTCCAAGAACGTGCTCCTGGCGCACGCCGCCGCCTACCGCTTGTACGACCGGGAGTACCGGGAACGCCAGCGCGGCAGCGTGGGCATCGCGCTGAGCTGCTCCTGGTTCGAACCCGCGTCTGAGTCGGCGGATGACTTCCAAGCGGCTTTGGATGCTCGCCAATTTGAT TGGGGCCAATACGCGCATCCCATTTTCAGTAAAGCGGGGGACTATCCAACGGAACTGAAAAGGAACATAGCAATGAAAAGCGCTGAACAAGGCTTCAAACGTTCCCGCCTTCCAGAACTTTCCGCGGCTGAAGTGAAAATAATTCAAGGCTCGGCTGATTTCTTTGGCTTAAATACTTATACAAGTAAACTGGCGTACCGGGATGCGTCGCTGGAAGGAATGTATGGTGTCCCATCGTACATGGACGACATGGGCTCCGTGCTGGTCAAGGACCCGTCGTGGGAGCAGGCGGCGTCGTCGTGGCTGCAG GAAGTGCCCTGGGGGTTTTATAAGCTCCTAATGGAGATAAAGAATCTGTATGACAATCCGCGAGTGCTGGTGACTGAGAACGGCTGGTCGAGCACGGGTGGTCTTCTTGACGAGGACCGTATCCGGTACCTGAGGAGCTACCTGGACGCACTGCTGGCTGCCGTCGAGGACGGAGCCGAGGTGCAGGGCTACGCTGTCTGGAGCCTCATGGACAACTTCGAGTGGATGCAGGGCTACAG TGAGAAGTTCGGACTGTACGAGGTGGACTTCTCCAGTCCGGAGCGCACCAGAACCGCGCGCAAGTCTGCCGCCGTCTACAAGGAGATCGTGAGCTCCCGTCTGCTGGACCCCAGTTTCGAGCCCCAGCTCTACGAGGAGGAGGTTACCAGCGATGAGCACCAACCACCGAGAGTGGACCTCTACTGA